In Candidatus Atribacteria bacterium ADurb.Bin276, the genomic stretch AGAAACCGGCTCATCGGTTACTAGCAAGGTAGGATTGGTAATTAATGCTCGAGCAATGGAAGCTCTCTGTAGTTGTCCTCCCGAAAGTTCACCGGGGTATCGACCGTTGATTTCCTGAAAGGAAAGACCTACCGATTTAAGTCTATCGTCAATCAGCTCTGTGGCTCTATTTCTGCCTTGAGCCATTTTGTAGTTATACACCGTCTCGAAGAAAATGTCATCCACCGTTCGAAGCTGATTAAAACTTTCAAAAGGATTTTGAAAAACCGCCTGTACTTTTTGCAGGAATTGAAGACGTTTCCTTTTCCAAAATGTCATAGGTTTTCTTTCAAAGAAGATTTCCCCTGCAGTCTGTTCCTCAAAACCCAATATGATTTTAGCAGTGGTGGTTTTCCCACAGCCACTCTCTCCTGCCAGAGTAAAGATTTCCGCTGACTTTATATAAAAGGATACTTCCTCTACAGCAGCAATTTTGGTTTTAAACAATAATGTTCCGATAGAAAACATCTTGGTTAGATTCTTGACCTCAATGAGTTTTTCCATTCCAACCTCACCATCCATTGCTGCCCCCCACTTTTGTGTGAGAGGGTT encodes the following:
- the oppF_4 gene encoding Oligopeptide transport ATP-binding protein OppF gives rise to the protein MDGEVGMEKLIEVKNLTKMFSIGTLLFKTKIAAVEEVSFYIKSAEIFTLAGESGCGKTTTAKIILGFEEQTAGEIFFERKPMTFWKRKRLQFLQKVQAVFQNPFESFNQLRTVDDIFFETVYNYKMAQGRNRATELIDDRLKSVGLSFQEINGRYPGELSGGQLQRASIARALITNPTLLVTDEPVSMVDASLRMSIVNLFAQLRDRMQLSILYITHDLATAYYLSDRIAIMFRGNIVEMGSLEEVLGKPKHPYTQLLRNSIPEADPRKKWKGEIAIFDSEYEEYLRQGCKFAGRCPVVMGKCKKEIPREVLVDGVLVKCHQYENKVK